Proteins co-encoded in one Papaver somniferum cultivar HN1 chromosome 5, ASM357369v1, whole genome shotgun sequence genomic window:
- the LOC113280393 gene encoding uncharacterized protein LOC113280393, translated as MVRLMWGNNSHQWAAQLSRGAAGGMLTVWDDSKIRVDDILILKYSVTIKCVFLQNGFECILTNVYGPADEILHHSKDFWEELDEVRRKWSDVPWCLGGDFNCIFFVAEKNRNKRSTTHIKLFDSFMRRHGLFDLPLLGGCFTWSSMRGEATLTRIDRFIFSGDWEDQFPKATQHLLRRNLSDHHPISLRGGGIQFGPYPFRFENFLLKDEDFLVHLKDWWQNMNFSGSASFVFSKKLQELKILLKC; from the coding sequence ATGGTGCGGTTAATGTGGGGAAACAATAGTCATCAATGGGCTGCTCAACTATCAAGGGGTGCGGCAGGTGGAATGTTAACAGTGTGGGATGACTCCAAGATAAGAGTTGACGATATACTGATCCTGAAGTACTCGGTAACAATTAAGTGTGTGTTTCTACAGAATGGTTTCGAGTGTATACTAACTAATGTATACGGGCCAGCTGATGAAATATTACATCATAGTAAAGATTTTTGGGAGGAACTGGATGAAGTTAGAAGGAAATGGTCGGATGTTCCGTGGTGTTTGGGTGGTGATTTCAATTGTATCTTTTTTGTGGCCGAGAAGAATAGGAACAAAAGATCTACCACGCACATTAAGTTGTTTGATTCGTTTATGCGAAGACACGGTTTATTCGACTTGCCGCTGTTAGGAGGTTGTTTCACATGGTCTAGCATGCGAGGTGAGGCAACTTTAACAAGAATTGATCGTTTCATCTTCTCCGGCGATTGGGAAGATCAATTTCCTAAAGCAACTCAGCACTTACTTCGTAGAAATTTATCAGACCATCACCCGATTAGCTTAAGAGGTGGTGGCATCCAGTTTGGTCCTTATCCTTTTCGCTTTGAGAACTTCTTGTTGAAAGATGAAGATTTTTTGGTGCACTTGAAAGATTGGTGGCAGAATATGAATTTTTCTGGCTCTGCTAGTTTTGTCTTCTCAAAAAAGCTTCAAGAGCTAAAAATTCTTCTCAAGTGCTGA
- the LOC113284067 gene encoding CMP-sialic acid transporter 2-like → MKNGMAECSVCRSKLVSSPSKAVSRAYDRHRSKVSSKTRVLNVLLVVGDCILVGLQPILVYMSKVDGKFKFSPVSVNFLTEAAKVLFALVMLLIQARNQKVGEKPILSISSFTQAARNNVLLAVPAFLYAINNYLKFIMQLYFDPATVKMLSNLKVLVIAVLLKVVMKRRLSIIQWEALGLLLIGISVNQLQSLPAGATSLSIPLAMSAYIYTGIFVTVPSMASVFNEYALKSQFDTSIYLQNLFLYGYGAIFNFLAIIGIAIFKGPGSFNILEGHSKATMLLIFNNAAQGILSSFFFKYADTILKKYSSTVATIFTGFASAALFGHRLTINFMLGISIVFISMHQFFSPLAKVKDEAQDGPLEMQDVQKGHRTSDTSFINMTAGANDDASHRVGLEERKPLLPI, encoded by the exons ATGAAGAACGGAATGGCAGAATGCAGTGTCTGCCGTTCCAAATTGGTTTCATCACCAAGCAAGGCCGTCTCAAGGGCTTATGACAGGCATAGGAGCAAAGTATCATCAAAGACTCGTGTACTCAATGTCCTTCTCGTTGTGGGAGATTGTATATTGGTTGGTTTACAG CCTATCTTGGTCTATATGTCGAAGGTGGATGGAAAATTCAAGTTTAGTCCCGTTAGTGTGAACTTCTTGACAGAGGCTGCAAAGGTTCTCTTTGCACTTGTTATGCTCTTGATCCag GCCAGAAATCAAAAGGTCGGAGAGAAACCTATACTGTCGATTTCTTCATTCACCCAG GCCGCTCGCAACAATGTCCTTCTCGCTGTTCCAGCTTTTTTATATGCCATCAACAACTATTTAAAGTTCATCATGCAG CTTTATTTCGATCCTGCGACTGTGAAGATGCTGAGTAACTTAAAG GTTTTGGTAATTGCTGTTCTCCTAAAGGTAGTAATGAAACGGCGACTTTCTATAATTCAG TGGGAGGCTCTTGGCCTTTTGCTTATTGGAATTAGTGTCAACCAGCTTCAGTCACTGCCTGCGGGAGCTACATCTCTGAGTATCCCACTCGCAATGAGTGCATATATATACACGGGGATATTT GTAACGGTTCCATCTATGGCATCAGTTTTCAATGAATATGCTCTGAAGAGTCAATTTGATACCAGCATTTACCTTCAG AATTTATTTTTGTACGGGTATGGAGCTATATTCAACTTTCTCGCAATTATTGGAATCGCCATCTTCAAAG GGCCTGGTAGTTTTAATATCTTGGAAGGCCATTCAAAAGCCACTATGCTTTTGATATTCAACAATGCAGCACAGGGGATTTTGTCATCATTCTTCTTTAAATATGCAG ACACAATTTTGAAGAAGTATTCCTCCACTGTTGCAACAATTTTTACGGGATTTGCATCTGCTGCATTATTTGGGCATAGACTCACGATAAACTTTATGTTAGGAATCTCTATTGTGTTTATCTCAATGCACCAG TTCTTTTCACCTCTTGCGAAAGTCAAAGACGAAGCGCAAGATGGGCCCCTGGAGATGCAGGATGTACAAAAGGGACACAG GACAAGTGATACATCCTTCATCAATATGACAGCAGGAGCAAATGACGAT GCTAGCCATCGTGTTGGACTTGAAGAGCGAAAACCACTTCTCCCCATCTGA